A window of Vigna unguiculata cultivar IT97K-499-35 chromosome 4, ASM411807v1, whole genome shotgun sequence contains these coding sequences:
- the LOC114181465 gene encoding short-chain dehydrogenase TIC 32, chloroplastic-like isoform X3: MWWLGRKGPSGFSASSTAEEVTQGIDATDLTAIVTGASSGIGAETTRVLALRGVHIVMGIRNLAAGGEIKETIQRDNPSAKIDMMELDLSSMESVRKFAAQFKSCGLPLNILVNNAGIMATPFRLSKDNIELQFATNHTAIEQRKEGRIVNVSSRRHKLSYPEGIRFDKINDESGYNSFSAYGQSKLANVLHANELARRLKQEEGTNITANSISPGPIATSLFRHHSLIDVFVGLLGKYVMKNIQQGAATTCYVALHPQLKGLSGRYFADSNLAEASSEAVDPELGRKLWEHSSNLVKS; this comes from the exons atgtgGTGGTTGGGAAGAAAAGGACCTTCAGGATTCTCAGCTTCTTCTACTGCTGAGGAAGTTACTCAGGGAATTGATGCCACTGATCTCACTGCCATTGTTACAG GGGCAAGTAGTGGTATTGGTGCTGAAACTACACGCGTGCTTGCATTACGCGGTGTTCATATTGTTATGGGGATCAGAAATCTGGCAGCTGGTGGGGAGATCAAGGAAACGATTCAAAGAGATAACCCATCTGCAAAAATTGACATGATGGAGCTGGACCTTAGTTCAATGGAATCAGTTAGGAAATTTGCAGCACAATTCAAATCTTGTGGTCTTCCTCTGAATATACTTGT TAATAATGCAGGAATCATGGCAACACCATTCAGGCTTTCCAAAGACAATATAGAACTACAATTTGCAACAAACCAT ACTGCTATTGAACAAAGGAAGGAAGGAAGGATCGTGAATGTCTCATCAAGACGTCATAAATTATCATATCCTGAAGGGATTagatttgataaaattaatgaTGAATCAGG GTATAACAGTTTCTCTGCATATGGGCAGTCAAAGCTTGCCAATGTTTTGCATGCCAATGAGCTTGCCAGACGGCTTAAG CAGGAAGAGGGCACAAATATAACTGCAAACTCAATTAGCCCAGGACCAATTGCCACCAGTCTATTTCGTCATCACAGTTTAATAGATG TGTTTGTTGGTCTACTTGGTAAATATGTGATGAAAAATATCCAGCAG GGAGCAGCAACTACATGTTACGTTGCATTGCATCCACAGTTAAAAGGGTTGAGTGGCCGTTACTTTGCGGATAGTAACTTAGCCGAAGCAAGTTCAGAAGCAGTTGATCCAGAGCTCGGAAGGAAACTGTGGGAACATAGCTCAAATTTGGTCAAATCTTGA
- the LOC114181465 gene encoding short-chain dehydrogenase TIC 32, chloroplastic-like isoform X1 encodes MWWLGRKGPSGFSASSTAEEVTQGIDATDLTAIVTGASSGIGAETTRVLALRGVHIVMGIRNLAAGGEIKETIQRDNPSAKIDMMELDLSSMESVRKFAAQFKSCGLPLNILVNNAGIMATPFRLSKDNIELQFATNHVGHFLLTNLLLETMKQTAIEQRKEGRIVNVSSRRHKLSYPEGIRFDKINDESGYNSFSAYGQSKLANVLHANELARRLKQEEGTNITANSISPGPIATSLFRHHSLIDVFVGLLGKYVMKNIQQGAATTCYVALHPQLKGLSGRYFADSNLAEASSEAVDPELGRKLWEHSSNLVKS; translated from the exons atgtgGTGGTTGGGAAGAAAAGGACCTTCAGGATTCTCAGCTTCTTCTACTGCTGAGGAAGTTACTCAGGGAATTGATGCCACTGATCTCACTGCCATTGTTACAG GGGCAAGTAGTGGTATTGGTGCTGAAACTACACGCGTGCTTGCATTACGCGGTGTTCATATTGTTATGGGGATCAGAAATCTGGCAGCTGGTGGGGAGATCAAGGAAACGATTCAAAGAGATAACCCATCTGCAAAAATTGACATGATGGAGCTGGACCTTAGTTCAATGGAATCAGTTAGGAAATTTGCAGCACAATTCAAATCTTGTGGTCTTCCTCTGAATATACTTGT TAATAATGCAGGAATCATGGCAACACCATTCAGGCTTTCCAAAGACAATATAGAACTACAATTTGCAACAAACCATGTAG GTCATTTTCTTTTGACAAACTTATTGCTTGAAACAATGAAACAGACTGCTATTGAACAAAGGAAGGAAGGAAGGATCGTGAATGTCTCATCAAGACGTCATAAATTATCATATCCTGAAGGGATTagatttgataaaattaatgaTGAATCAGG GTATAACAGTTTCTCTGCATATGGGCAGTCAAAGCTTGCCAATGTTTTGCATGCCAATGAGCTTGCCAGACGGCTTAAG CAGGAAGAGGGCACAAATATAACTGCAAACTCAATTAGCCCAGGACCAATTGCCACCAGTCTATTTCGTCATCACAGTTTAATAGATG TGTTTGTTGGTCTACTTGGTAAATATGTGATGAAAAATATCCAGCAG GGAGCAGCAACTACATGTTACGTTGCATTGCATCCACAGTTAAAAGGGTTGAGTGGCCGTTACTTTGCGGATAGTAACTTAGCCGAAGCAAGTTCAGAAGCAGTTGATCCAGAGCTCGGAAGGAAACTGTGGGAACATAGCTCAAATTTGGTCAAATCTTGA
- the LOC114181465 gene encoding short-chain dehydrogenase TIC 32, chloroplastic-like isoform X2, translating into MWWLGRKGPSGFSASSTAEEVTQGIDATDLTAIVTGASSGIGAETTRVLALRGVHIVMGIRNLAAGGEIKETIQRDNPSAKIDMMELDLSSMESVRKFAAQFKSCGLPLNILVNNAGIMATPFRLSKDNIELQFATNHVGHFLLTNLLLETMKQTAIEQRKEGRIVNVSSRRHKLSYPEGIRFDKINDESGYNSFSAYGQSKLANVLHANELARRLKEEGTNITANSISPGPIATSLFRHHSLIDVFVGLLGKYVMKNIQQGAATTCYVALHPQLKGLSGRYFADSNLAEASSEAVDPELGRKLWEHSSNLVKS; encoded by the exons atgtgGTGGTTGGGAAGAAAAGGACCTTCAGGATTCTCAGCTTCTTCTACTGCTGAGGAAGTTACTCAGGGAATTGATGCCACTGATCTCACTGCCATTGTTACAG GGGCAAGTAGTGGTATTGGTGCTGAAACTACACGCGTGCTTGCATTACGCGGTGTTCATATTGTTATGGGGATCAGAAATCTGGCAGCTGGTGGGGAGATCAAGGAAACGATTCAAAGAGATAACCCATCTGCAAAAATTGACATGATGGAGCTGGACCTTAGTTCAATGGAATCAGTTAGGAAATTTGCAGCACAATTCAAATCTTGTGGTCTTCCTCTGAATATACTTGT TAATAATGCAGGAATCATGGCAACACCATTCAGGCTTTCCAAAGACAATATAGAACTACAATTTGCAACAAACCATGTAG GTCATTTTCTTTTGACAAACTTATTGCTTGAAACAATGAAACAGACTGCTATTGAACAAAGGAAGGAAGGAAGGATCGTGAATGTCTCATCAAGACGTCATAAATTATCATATCCTGAAGGGATTagatttgataaaattaatgaTGAATCAGG GTATAACAGTTTCTCTGCATATGGGCAGTCAAAGCTTGCCAATGTTTTGCATGCCAATGAGCTTGCCAGACGGCTTAAG GAAGAGGGCACAAATATAACTGCAAACTCAATTAGCCCAGGACCAATTGCCACCAGTCTATTTCGTCATCACAGTTTAATAGATG TGTTTGTTGGTCTACTTGGTAAATATGTGATGAAAAATATCCAGCAG GGAGCAGCAACTACATGTTACGTTGCATTGCATCCACAGTTAAAAGGGTTGAGTGGCCGTTACTTTGCGGATAGTAACTTAGCCGAAGCAAGTTCAGAAGCAGTTGATCCAGAGCTCGGAAGGAAACTGTGGGAACATAGCTCAAATTTGGTCAAATCTTGA
- the LOC114181386 gene encoding short-chain dehydrogenase TIC 32, chloroplastic-like isoform X1 gives MWAYSRKGDSGFSSSSTAEEVTLGIDATGLTAIVTGASSGIGAETARVLALRGVHVIMGVIEMIDAYNVKESILKQIPTAKVDVMKLDLSSMASVHHFADEFNSTSLPLNILINNAGICAPPFMLSEDNIELQFAINYLGHFLLTNLLLDNMKKTTRESKIQGRIINVSSMGHRFTYPQGILFDKINDPSSYSSWRAYGQSKLANILHVNELARRLKEDGVDITANSLHPGATFTNIYLQSPLLTGAWNLIGPFVIHLVAGFFVKNVQQGASTTCYLALHPEVSGISGSYFVDNNVSETSSHGRDMDLAKKLWDFSVNLTNQNSRSQ, from the exons ATGTGGGCATACAGCAGAAAAGGAGATTCTGGGTTTTCATCATCTTCCACTGCAGAAGAAGTTACTCTTGGAATAGATGCCACTGGTCTTACTGCAATTGTCACAG GTGCATCAAGTGGTATTGGTGCAGAGACAGCACGAGTTCTTGCATTGCGTGGTGTTCATGTGATTATGGGAGTGATTGAAATGATTGATGCATATAATGTGAAGGAATCGATTCTTAAGCAAATTCCCACTGCTAAAGTTGATGTGATGAAGTTAGACCTAAGTTCCATGGCCTCTGTTCATCATTTTGCAGATGAGTTTAATTCAACTTCTCTTCCATTGAATATTTTGAT AAACAATGCAGGGATTTGTGCACCCCCTTTCATGCTATCCGAGGATAACATTGAACTTCAATTTGCTATAAATTATTTAG GTCATTTTCTTCTAACAAATCTGTTGTTGGATAATATGAAGAAAACAACAAGAGAAAGTAAGATACAAGGAAGAATTATTAATGTCTCCTCAATGGGTCATCGATTTACGTATCCTCAAGGAATCCTTTTCGACAAAATTAACGATCCATCGAG TTACAGCAGTTGGCGTGCATATGGACAATCAAAGCTTGCTAATATTTTACATGTCAATGAACTTGCAAGACGTCTCAAG GAAGATGGAGTGGATATTACTGCTAATTCTCTCCATCCAGGAGCCACTTTCACCAATATATACCTTCAGAGTCCTCTACTCACAG GTGCGTGGAATCTGATAGGGCCATTTGTAATCCATTTGGTAGCAggattttttgtgaaaaatgtgcAGCAG GGAGCTTCAACAACATGCTATTTAGCATTGCACCCAGAAGTGAGTGGAATCAGTGGCAGTTATTTTGTCGATAATAATGTTTCAGAAACATCCTCGCACGGAAGGGACATGGATTTGGCCAAGAAGCTCTGGGATTTTAGCGTAAACTTGACAAACCAAAATTCAAGGTCACAATGA
- the LOC114181386 gene encoding short-chain dehydrogenase TIC 32, chloroplastic-like isoform X2 — protein sequence MGVIEMIDAYNVKESILKQIPTAKVDVMKLDLSSMASVHHFADEFNSTSLPLNILINNAGICAPPFMLSEDNIELQFAINYLGHFLLTNLLLDNMKKTTRESKIQGRIINVSSMGHRFTYPQGILFDKINDPSSYSSWRAYGQSKLANILHVNELARRLKEDGVDITANSLHPGATFTNIYLQSPLLTGAWNLIGPFVIHLVAGFFVKNVQQGASTTCYLALHPEVSGISGSYFVDNNVSETSSHGRDMDLAKKLWDFSVNLTNQNSRSQ from the exons ATGGGAGTGATTGAAATGATTGATGCATATAATGTGAAGGAATCGATTCTTAAGCAAATTCCCACTGCTAAAGTTGATGTGATGAAGTTAGACCTAAGTTCCATGGCCTCTGTTCATCATTTTGCAGATGAGTTTAATTCAACTTCTCTTCCATTGAATATTTTGAT AAACAATGCAGGGATTTGTGCACCCCCTTTCATGCTATCCGAGGATAACATTGAACTTCAATTTGCTATAAATTATTTAG GTCATTTTCTTCTAACAAATCTGTTGTTGGATAATATGAAGAAAACAACAAGAGAAAGTAAGATACAAGGAAGAATTATTAATGTCTCCTCAATGGGTCATCGATTTACGTATCCTCAAGGAATCCTTTTCGACAAAATTAACGATCCATCGAG TTACAGCAGTTGGCGTGCATATGGACAATCAAAGCTTGCTAATATTTTACATGTCAATGAACTTGCAAGACGTCTCAAG GAAGATGGAGTGGATATTACTGCTAATTCTCTCCATCCAGGAGCCACTTTCACCAATATATACCTTCAGAGTCCTCTACTCACAG GTGCGTGGAATCTGATAGGGCCATTTGTAATCCATTTGGTAGCAggattttttgtgaaaaatgtgcAGCAG GGAGCTTCAACAACATGCTATTTAGCATTGCACCCAGAAGTGAGTGGAATCAGTGGCAGTTATTTTGTCGATAATAATGTTTCAGAAACATCCTCGCACGGAAGGGACATGGATTTGGCCAAGAAGCTCTGGGATTTTAGCGTAAACTTGACAAACCAAAATTCAAGGTCACAATGA